From the Candidatus Krumholzibacteriota bacterium genome, one window contains:
- a CDS encoding amidohydrolase: MGRSIWILICAGLILSRLAETAMAADPHRKERERVESLYYNGQFYTMKAAGHVVEAVAISGDRIIAAGSSEELAGLCNAATKRYDLKGLCVIPGLVDAHAHFNGYALGRESIDLTGTSSLVEISAMVSDRARRLEKGEWIKGRGWDQNDWSDQHFPGKKEIDEISPGNPVFLVRVCGHAAIVNSPALVLAGIDRNTPDPPGGKIIHGSDGEPTGLLIDEALELVRVKIPSPGRDEKKRLYREAALECLSVGLTGVHEMGISAETASIYREMYIAEELPVRLTVYYQNNEVSLDSLLDEGPMRGFAGHHFEVAGVKFYSDGSLGARSAALIDDYSDDPGNRGLLVTDPGELYRGIVNCHSKGFPVAVHAIGDRGNRMVLDQFEKVRNADGLEDMRDRIEHAQVLSPDDIGRFARLGVVPSMQFTHCTSDMGWARDRLGPERIKGAYAWRTLISAGCRIPGGSDFPVESIDPMLGIYAAVTRMDLEHKPEGGWRGCECLNIEEAVRAFTLDAAWAVHQEEDRGSIEKGKLADFVVLSEDIMKIEPELIPRIEVVATVIGGEIVYRSDRPGL, from the coding sequence ATGGGAAGATCCATATGGATCTTGATCTGCGCGGGGCTCATTTTATCCCGCCTGGCAGAGACGGCAATGGCGGCTGATCCGCATCGGAAGGAGCGTGAAAGGGTGGAAAGTCTGTATTATAACGGACAATTCTATACGATGAAAGCAGCTGGCCATGTCGTAGAGGCAGTCGCGATAAGTGGCGACAGGATCATCGCCGCGGGCAGCAGCGAGGAACTGGCGGGATTATGCAACGCGGCGACGAAAAGATACGATCTGAAGGGGTTGTGCGTCATTCCCGGCCTGGTCGACGCGCACGCTCATTTCAACGGATATGCTCTTGGCCGGGAGTCGATCGATCTGACCGGCACGTCGTCGCTGGTCGAAATATCCGCTATGGTGTCGGACAGGGCTCGAAGACTTGAAAAGGGAGAGTGGATAAAAGGGCGTGGATGGGACCAGAACGACTGGAGCGATCAGCATTTCCCGGGAAAGAAAGAGATCGACGAGATCTCTCCCGGCAATCCTGTTTTTCTGGTAAGGGTGTGCGGGCACGCGGCAATCGTCAATTCGCCGGCCCTGGTCCTTGCAGGTATAGACAGGAATACTCCAGATCCTCCAGGAGGGAAGATCATCCATGGCAGTGACGGAGAGCCGACGGGTCTGCTGATAGATGAAGCATTGGAACTGGTCAGAGTGAAGATCCCCTCTCCGGGAAGGGATGAGAAAAAGAGGCTTTACAGGGAAGCGGCGCTGGAATGCCTGTCGGTCGGCCTGACAGGCGTGCATGAAATGGGGATCTCGGCCGAAACGGCCTCGATATACCGGGAGATGTACATAGCGGAAGAACTTCCTGTCAGGTTGACGGTATATTACCAGAACAACGAGGTATCTCTGGACAGTCTGCTCGATGAGGGCCCGATGAGGGGATTTGCTGGCCATCATTTCGAAGTAGCAGGCGTAAAATTTTATAGCGACGGATCGCTTGGAGCGAGAAGCGCTGCCCTGATAGATGATTATTCTGATGATCCGGGAAACAGGGGACTGCTCGTCACAGACCCGGGCGAACTTTATCGCGGGATCGTAAATTGTCACAGCAAGGGTTTTCCAGTCGCAGTACATGCCATCGGAGACAGGGGAAACCGGATGGTACTCGATCAGTTCGAAAAGGTAAGGAACGCCGATGGTCTCGAGGATATGAGAGACAGGATCGAGCACGCGCAGGTATTGTCTCCCGACGATATAGGGAGGTTCGCGAGGCTTGGTGTAGTCCCCTCGATGCAGTTCACTCACTGTACTTCGGATATGGGATGGGCCCGGGACCGGCTTGGACCGGAAAGGATCAAGGGAGCCTACGCGTGGCGGACCCTCATCTCGGCGGGATGCAGGATACCGGGCGGTTCAGATTTTCCAGTTGAATCAATAGATCCCATGCTCGGTATCTATGCCGCCGTCACGCGGATGGACCTGGAGCATAAGCCGGAAGGCGGATGGAGAGGATGCGAATGTCTCAATATCGAAGAGGCGGTGCGTGCTTTCACTCTCGATGCGGCGTGGGCCGTCCACCAGGAAGAGGACCGTGGGTCGATCGAAAAGGGGAAACTGGCAGATTTTGTCGTTCTTTCCGAAGACATAATGAAGATCGAACCTGAGTTGATTCCCCGGATAGAGGTGGTCGCCACTGTCATAGGAGGAGAAATAGTCTACAGGTCGGACCGGCCCGGATTATGA